In the genome of Coxiella burnetii, the window AGAAATTCAGAGGCAAAAAGCTGAAGCAGCAAACAAAGCCAAATCCGAATTCATTGCTAACATGAGTCATGATATCCGAACGCCTATCGCCGGGATGTTAGGGATGCTCCAAGATTTGTTGAATGTGGCCGAAGAAACAAAAACCTCTTCTAACGCATCGATACTTAACGTTATTGAAACGGTTCAGCGGGACAGTGAATTATTAATGGGCGCAACTGATGAACTATTACAGCTTTGCAATGAAATTTTAGAAGTGATTCGCTTGGAGTCGGGTAAAGAGTCGGAACAGTCTGAAGCTTTTGATTTGCGTGAATTAATAAAACGGACTATTGAACTGCTCCAACCGGTGGCGCATCAAAAAAAATTAACTTTAGCTTGCGAGGTAGATGAAGGGATCCCTCAATACCTTGACGGTATCCGGATGTATTTAAGCCGCACGCTATTAAACCTTATCAGTAACGCTTTAAAGTTCACAGAAAACGGTTTTGTTAAAGTGAAAGTGCGGCTTTCCGATAAAACGAATTCCCATTATCGGGTAGGCGATAAAGCCACGATTCAAATCGCGGTAGAGGATACGGGGATGGGTATTCCGCGCGATAAATTCGATACCATTTTCGAGCATTTTTCGCGTTTAACGCCTTCTTATGAAGGACTTTACAAAGGCGCTGGTTTAGGTCTTTACACGGTGAAGCGTTATGTGGACGCTATGGGTGGCGAGATTACAGTGGACAGTGAAGTTGGAAAAGGGACTTGTTTTACCGTAATCATCCCGTTCACAGTGGCTGATCACGCCGAACGCACTAACGAACCCCTTAGGTTACCGAAGACACCTAAACGAATCGATTTAAAAGCGAATGTTTTCGCTGAAGGCGCAAAACCTTCGGAAACCGCGTTATCGGTACTGGTGGTTGAAGACAATGCGTTAGCGGCTACGGCAGTAGCCGTTGTTTTAAAGCCATTTAATTGCGCGGTTGATTTTGCAGAAAGCGGGGCACAAGCCATCGAAAAGGCGCGAAAAGGCATTTACGACTTAATTTTAATGGATGTGGGTTTACCTGATATCAGTGGTATTGAAGCAACTCAACGAATTCGCGCTATGGAAGACAAAGCAAAGGCGCAGGTGCCAATCATAGCGCTTACTGGCCACGCGGATAACGGGGAAAAACGCCAAGAATGCCTTGAGGCGGGAATGCAAGAAGTGTTAAGCAAGCCCTTGCAACGGTTAGCGATAGAATCGACTTTGGAACAATTTATTTTTAGAGCGAAAGCTGAAAAAGAAGCTAAATCAGGGCCTCCGGTAACGAGCATGCCCGAATCAACAGAAGTCATCGATTGGAATGCCTGCGTTCGTATGTGCAATGGGAGCCCCGAATTTACGCGCCAGCTATTAACGATATTGGATGAAGATTTAAAATCCACGAGAGCAAAGCTAGAAAAGGCCTATCAAGAAAGA includes:
- a CDS encoding PAS domain-containing hybrid sensor histidine kinase/response regulator, which produces MGLIINIVDHFFSIFYLLKSKMSMSLDAIISNKFSFEVFINQIDCPLLFISDEGFIEAANDFAIKLLQLKPDQFPDVDFHAFCRANKYSLSRFFNKVEPPTEALEETYLLKGRQYVILWKIIRFSQFDDMLKGSLLVGHDRTQLQLVSGELKSKIFFYENILSKLPTNVYWKDKNSVYLGCNERLARVMGLPSRKAIEGMTDFDFVWGKEAAKSFIEFDQKVMRSGIPLMTEDVFKEASGNIVTVLTNKTPLKNEHGETIGVLAISVDITELKKTQAQLEIQRQKAEAANKAKSEFIANMSHDIRTPIAGMLGMLQDLLNVAEETKTSSNASILNVIETVQRDSELLMGATDELLQLCNEILEVIRLESGKESEQSEAFDLRELIKRTIELLQPVAHQKKLTLACEVDEGIPQYLDGIRMYLSRTLLNLISNALKFTENGFVKVKVRLSDKTNSHYRVGDKATIQIAVEDTGMGIPRDKFDTIFEHFSRLTPSYEGLYKGAGLGLYTVKRYVDAMGGEITVDSEVGKGTCFTVIIPFTVADHAERTNEPLRLPKTPKRIDLKANVFAEGAKPSETALSVLVVEDNALAATAVAVVLKPFNCAVDFAESGAQAIEKARKGIYDLILMDVGLPDISGIEATQRIRAMEDKAKAQVPIIALTGHADNGEKRQECLEAGMQEVLSKPLQRLAIESTLEQFIFRAKAEKEAKSGPPVTSMPESTEVIDWNACVRMCNGSPEFTRQLLTILDEDLKSTRAKLEKAYQERNNEILRAELHRLRGGVSYLKLPQLDNALKMFHEVVKIEPPNPALLEESYSKAKKAIEAFLKMWEKQSF